In the genome of candidate division WOR-3 bacterium, one region contains:
- the tuf gene encoding elongation factor Tu (EF-Tu; promotes GTP-dependent binding of aminoacyl-tRNA to the A-site of ribosomes during protein biosynthesis; when the tRNA anticodon matches the mRNA codon, GTP hydrolysis results; the inactive EF-Tu-GDP leaves the ribosome and release of GDP is promoted by elongation factor Ts; many prokaryotes have two copies of the gene encoding EF-Tu): MPGDNANLEVELIAPVAIEQGLRFAIREGGRTVGAGVVTQILE, from the coding sequence TGATGCCTGGTGATAATGCGAATTTAGAGGTGGAGTTGATTGCGCCGGTGGCGATTGAGCAGGGTTTGCGGTTTGCGATTCGTGAGGGTGGTCGGACGGTGGGTGCCGGGGTTGTCACCCAGATCCTTGAGTAA